A window of the Vigna angularis cultivar LongXiaoDou No.4 chromosome 3, ASM1680809v1, whole genome shotgun sequence genome harbors these coding sequences:
- the LOC128195791 gene encoding putative ripening-related protein 2, giving the protein MANIVAFVILFCLVNVTTLLTYAASCRSNGAHSPEINPSGTPAILILNDFGRDGDGGGASECDGKFHPLPQRVVALSTVWYSNGARCGK; this is encoded by the coding sequence ATGGCAAATATCGTTGCGTTCGTGATTTTGTTTTGCCTAGTGAATGTGACAACACTTCTCACGTACGCAGCTTCATGCAGATCCAACGGCGCTCATTCCCCCGAGATCAATCCCTCTGGAACGCCTGCCATTCTCATTCTCAACGACTTCGGTCGCGACGGAGACGGAGGCGGCGCCTCCGAGTGCGACGGCAAGTTCCATCCGTTGCCGCAGAGAGTGGTGGCGCTGTCCACCGTATGGTACAGCAACGGCGCACGGTGCGGGAAATGA